Genomic DNA from Candidatus Bathyarchaeota archaeon:
TTCCATTAGACATACTTCTCTCTATTTGGACTCCTCGAGTTTCCTTTACAGAATCACACGCACGCGCGCTTGACGATGTAGTATATCTAATTGGTGATGATATGGATTTTTGGTATGGTAATCAATCAATTGTTAATGAAAATTTAACTATTTGGGAATATGAAATTGATGATCTCAAATTGTATATGGATAATGAGAAGACGACATATTTTCTTTTACCTAAATATCTATTAGTAAAAAATTTCTCAACCTCTTTCCAAACCAGTTCCCCTAATGCGTATGTAGAAATAACTGAATCATCCAATGTTAACGCTAGCGCATGGACTAATCCAGAAAATGATCTAGAAATATTAACTCAAGTTTTGATTTTAGAATCTAATAAATCTAACTCATATTTTAAAACCGAATATTATAATGAATTAAATGTTTCTTCTGTACTTCGATTAAATGGATTTAGAGAAATAGGATTCAATTCAATTGACAATGAAACATGTAAACAAAGACTTGTGATAAATATTACTAATATCTCACCTTATGAACTCAGATTTGAGGATGTCATATATATCCGATTTTTTGACTATGTTTGTGAATATGACGTAAGAACTATGAATGCCAGAACGGAGATTAGAAAAGAAAATAATACGCTATATATCACTTCTACTACCTACATCAATCCTGAAGGATTTATTGAAATTTCTATTATTCATAAATAGATAAGTGTGAGTTATGAGTAAAATGATAGAAAAATCACACAAAATGAAAATTTACGCATTGATTTCTTTAGTAATAATTATTATTTCTATTTCATTATCCACTTATCGATATTCAAACATTCCATCTCACTTAGAGATAACAGTTGAATTATCTTTGCACAGATCCGCGGATCGTAGTTGGGGAATTATAGAATCTTTTTCACTAAAGATGGTAGAAGAACCTTTAGAAACTTATGATGAAGTCATATTAATTCGAGCCGCCTATCCTAATGATATTAGCGATTATACTTGGACTCTTATGTTCGTTTTAAATGAAAGTTCTTCAAATCCCGATTCTTTGCCATATGAAATTGTGCCAACAGATAATAACGCTGGGAACTATGAAGGACCGGTTTTTCATACTATTGAAAATAAAGGCGAGTTTAAATTATGGATCCTATTATATGGTGAAGAAGATGGTCTATATTTGGAAGATCATGAAATGAGGGTTATTACTATTTATTAAAATTCTGATAGATTTTGTTGTTATAAGCGAGTGCGCTAAATAGATTATTACGGTATGGCATTTCTTCCTATTGAAAGGCACGTGTACTGCATGCTATAAATATGCTTCAATAATCAGTACAGAATTGTCATTGTATAGCAATTTACTACTAATATGTCGAAAATTCTTCGGTAAGAATCTAACTTTTTACCATAGTAGTAAGTAGAAAATTACTACTTATAGAAGTAGAATTACTACTGTTGTAAAAAGTAGTCATAAAATAGTGATCTAAAGCGAGTCCTTCCCCTTTTCCCAAGTAGTATTTCATTGTGTGTGTGTGGGTACCTTGGTGCGAGCATCGTAATTTGAACCATGATTTTACGCGATAAATAAAAAAGGGAGTTTTTTGGCATAAATTCACGCGTACGCGGTAATCTCCCCCGGGCTACGATTCTTGGATTGTAATTTATACCGCTTTGAGTATTTCATTTGACATTTCCGCTGTCAATTCGGCGCGCGCGCTATTTCGTGATTGCATTAAGAAGCGTTTTAAACTCAAATTAATTAGATAATGACAATCTAGGTGAACTATACGTGGGAAGTAGTAATATCGTTCATGTTGTTGGAACAGGTACAATTGGTGAACCATTAATAGGTCTTCTAGCCGATTATAGAAAAGAGTTAGGAATCGATGAAGTAACATTCTCCAAAAGAACTCCTTTGCTAACGGATAGGTCAAAAGTTTATGCTCTACAGAAAAGGGGTGCAAAACTCTGCGTAGAAAGAGAGAAGTATTCTGCTTTTAAGGAGCTCGAAATGGAACCAACTTATGAATATGAAGATGCTCTCGCTAGAGCTACGGTGGTTATTGATTGTACTCCTGGTGGTATTGGAAGAGAAAATAAAAGGAAATATTATGAAAGATATCGAGATAAGGTAGAAGGATTTCTAGCACAGGGATCTGAATTCGGTTTTGGTAAAATGTATGCGTATGGGATTAATGATGCAGCAATTAAACCAGAGGATCAATTCATCAATATTGTAAGTTGCAACACCCACAATATAGCTGCTATAGTAAAAACTTTCACGTTGGCACCAAGTGATAAGATCGAGAGTTCTTGCTTAGATTCCGGTAGATTTCTATGTCTAAGAAGGGCTACAGATATAAGTGAAGAAATCGGCGTCGCTCCGTCACCACAGGTAGGTAAACATGATGATCAAAAGTATGGGACACATCAAGCTAGAGATGCTGCCCATCTGTTTGCTACCCTAGGGTATGACTTCGACCTATTTTCAAGCGCAATCAAACTTCCCACTCAGTATATGCACGTGATATGGTTTGATTTGAATCTAAATAAAGAAATAATGGATGATGATTTACTTTCAAAAATTCAAGATAACAAAAGAATTGCAATAACTCATAAAGATATGACTAGTTTAGTTTTTTCATTTGGAAGAGATCATGGACATTATGGAAGAATATTAAATCAAACTGTCATTGCACTTCCGAGTCTTCATATAAGAAATGGCAATGAAGTTTTAGGTTTCTCTTTCACTCCTCAAGACGGAAATAGTCTGATGAGTAGCGTTGCTGCGACCGCAAGATTTCTGGATAGAGAAAATTGGGAAAATAATCTAAGGCGAATGCTAAATGAATGTTTATTCAAAGAAATTTAAAGAAGCTAAAAGAAGCGTGCGCTATTAGCGTAAAAGTGAGCCCCGGGCGGGATTTGAACCCGCGACTTGCAGCTTTCTCGTACGAATACGAGGCTGCCGCTCTGCCAACTGAGCCATCTCGCCTTATGAAGATAAGGAACCGAGGCCTATTTACTAAGGACCGGGGCTTTTCAATGAAAATTTGTATTTAGAACAATAAAAAACAGGTTGTAAGGAAGTTAAAAAGTATAATTGGATAATTCATCGGCTAATCAATACTATTCATGAATTACTAAACCAGTATCCTTTAAGGAAGCTTTAGAATAAACACAAAGCATCTCGAAAGGTTTATCGAAGGGATTGTAAAGCCAATGTACTGCATCTTTAGGAACCCAAATAGTATCTCCTTCCTCGACTAAGAACTCCTCTTCATCGATCCCTACATACCCTTTGCCACCCGTTATGTAAAGTATCTCCTCAGCATTTGGATGCGAGCATTTTTTCTCATAATCTCTCCCTGTAGCATGTGGGTCATATCGCCCATAAAGGAGGGTCAATTCCTTAGCGTCCACCGTACTAGAGTCTATTATCATCTTTCTAGTAAATTTACCCATCTTTGGAATTGGTGCATCGACATAGTCTTCGAATTTAAAGATATACTTCTTCTCACTCAATTTTATGACCTCATTTGAATCTCATAATTTTTTTTATTATATATGAAAGTTTTGTGGTTGGTAAATCTTATTAAATATGATTCAAAGACAAAATCCATTAATAGGGCATAATAACTTTTATTATTTCTTTAGTTATAGCAGGTCTGTAATAATGTTACCAAGACTTAGGAAGCTAGATTCTTATTTATCTTCAATATTACTACTGACACTCGTTTTATCATCGCTAAATAACATAGATATTGCTAGTGGGCAGATATATGAAAACGAGGTAACGATAATCATCTCTGGTCTTCCACCCTTTTATGAAACAAAAGTATATGTAAATGATACATTTGTGGATCGTCTGGCTGGAGGAGATTCTATGACTATTGGATTTAATCAATCCACAAAAGTCTCAGTTGAACCATATTTGCCAAGTGGATACCCCTACCAACCATGGCCATCTCATGGAATGCACGTTGGATTCGAAGGGATTTCATTTGCTTGTTATCCTGATTCTAAAATATTTAATTCTAATGCCACATTCACATTTCAATATCGCCCTCTTTACTTTCTATTGGTATCATCAGCTCATGGCTCTGCAAGAGGAACTGGTTGGCATCTAGCTGGAATGTGGGCACCTATAACTGTGATTGAGCCTGATGATGATGGTGGAGATACTAAATATTCATTCGATCATTGGAGTGGGGGGTTATTCCGTGGTGATTCTTCAGAAGCTTCTAATGCGGTTCTAATGGATGGCCCAAAAACAGTAACTGCAAATTGGAATAACCAATATCATTTGAGTTTGAATTCCGAATATGGAAGGCCTGTAGGCTCTGGTTGGTATGATGAGGGTTCAACTGTCGAAATTTCAGTCGAAACGCCTATAGAAATTGACCCCGATTCTCGTGTTGTCTTTGTCGAATGGGCTGGAGATCATGATAGTTCTGAACCTAGAAGCAGCGTATTTATCGATAGGCC
This window encodes:
- a CDS encoding cupin domain-containing protein, whose protein sequence is MSEKKYIFKFEDYVDAPIPKMGKFTRKMIIDSSTVDAKELTLLYGRYDPHATGRDYEKKCSHPNAEEILYITGGKGYVGIDEEEFLVEEGDTIWVPKDAVHWLYNPFDKPFEMLCVYSKASLKDTGLVIHE